In the genome of Acidimicrobiia bacterium, the window CGCACGAGCACTTCGCCGGCATCGGGCTCGGGCACGGGCACGGTGTCGAGCCGCAGCACGTCGATGGGCCGGCCGTACTCGTGGGTGCGCCAGGCGCGCATCGTGCGAGGCTCGTTCGCCATGGCTCACCTGCCGGAGTTGATGTAGAGAGATGTGCTTAGATTAAGCGCAGCGCCGTGGACCGGGGGGTTGCATGTTGCCGCAGAAGCGCACGCCGCGCGCGTGGGGAACCGTCGTGGTGCTCATCGTGGGTGCGGTGATCGCCGCCGCGTGTGGCGGGAGCCACGGCACCGCGGCACCGAGCGGGAGCACGACCGCGCCGAGCGGCACGACTGCACCGGCGGCCGCGAAGTTCGGCACGTTGCCGTCGCCCTGCGGGCACGGTGACGCGAAGGGCGCGACCGCGAAAGGAGTGACCGACTCGTCGATCACGATCGGCTACGGCGACGACGCGGGCTACGCGTCGGCGCCCGGTCTCGACAAGGAGATGTCGGACGCGGTCAAGGCGATGATCGGCTGGTGCAACCAACAGGGCGGCATCAACGGCCGCACGGTCGTCGGCAAGTACTACGACGCGAAGACGCTCCAGGTCACGCAGGCGATGACGCAGGCGTGCAACGACAAGGTGTTCATGCTCGTCGGCCAGGGTTACGTGCTCGACGCGGGGCAGGAACAGATCCGCATCGGCTGCAAGCTGTCGACGATCCCGGGCTTCGCGGTCGGCACCGCGTTCGCGCACGGCTCGGGCATGCAGCAACCGATTCCCGGCCCCGGTGACGAGGTTCCCGACTCCGCGGCCTTCCAGATCGCGAAGCTCTTTCCCGACGCGGTGAAGAAGGCCGCGGTCGTGTACGCGAAGTTCCCCGCGACCCAGGAGACACGCGACCGCGAGGTCGCGGGCTACCCCGCCGCGGGATGGAAGTTCCTGAACTGCGACCAGGTCTACGCGGTGACGGGGGAGTCGGACTGGAAGCCGCTCGCGAGCAACCTCAAGTCGTGCGGCGCGGAGGTGGTCGACTGGGTGGGCTCGCCCGACCCGAACCTCGAGAACTTCCTCAACGCGGCGCGCCAGGTCGGCTTCGAGCCCAAGGCGTGGGTCACCGACCCGAACCAGTACGTTGCGAGCTTCGCGACCTGGAACGGGCAGAACGACGGTGCCGCGAACAACGTGTACGTGCGGATGACCGGGGTGCCGTTCTCGCTCGCGAGTCAGGCACCCGCGGTGCAGCAGTACATGAGCCTGCTCTCGGCCTCGCACGGCACGATCGGTCTCCTCGGTGAGCAGTCGGCGTCGTCGTTCCTGCTCTGGGCGACCGGCGTGAAGTCGTGCGGGTCCAACGTCACCGCGAAGTGCGTGCTCGACTCGGCCGCGCAGCAGAAGCAGTGGACCGGCGGGGGGCTGCACATCCCGACCGACCCCGGAAAGAACACCGCGCCCGACTGCGGCATGTTGCTGAAGCTCCAGGGCTCGACGTGGGAGAAGGTCGCGCCGACGAGCGGCGAGCTCTTCGACTGCAACCCGAAGTACGTGATCAAGGGCATCACGACCGCGGCGCTGCAGGCGGCGAAGCTCAACTCCGATCGCATCGCGACCGAGTTCGGTACCTTCACGCCCAGCTGACGCGCGACGCACGCGCCGACGCCGAGGACGTCATGAACCTGCTGATCAACGGGCTCATCACCGGGGCGGTATTCGCGATCGCGGCGAGCGGCCTCGTGGTCACGTACTCGACGTCGGGCGTCTTCAACTTCGCGCACGGCGCGCTCGGCATGCTCTGCGCGTACGTCTACTGGGACCTGCGGGTCAACGACAACCACCAGTGGCCGCTTTTCCCGAAAGGGCACTGGCCCGCGCCACTCGCGCTCGGGTTCGTGCTGCTCGTGTTCGCGCCGCTGGTCGGCGCGTTGCTCTACCGGGTCGTGATCCGCGGGCTCCAGGACACGTCGGAGATCGTGAAGCTCGTCGTGCCGATCTCGGTGCTGCTCGCACTCATCGGTCTCGCGAACTGGGTGTGGAAGCCCGACGAGCCGCACTCGATCCAGCCGTTCTTCGGTCCCGATCACCAGGTGACGGTGTTCGGTGTCACGCTGCTCTGGCACGACCTCACGATCCTGTTCGTCGCGATCGCGCTCGCGGTCGCGCTGCGGATCCTGCTCTCGCGTTCGCGCGTCGGCGTGTCGATGCGCGCGGTCGTCGACGACCGGTCGCTCGTGGAGCTCAACGGTGCACGACCCGACCGCGTGTCGCTCGTCAGCTGGATGGTCGGCGTATCGCTCTCCGCCCTCGCGGGCATCCTCATCACGCCGTTCGAAGGCGGTTCGCTGAGCTCCACCCTGCTCACGCTGCTCGTGATCAACGCGTTCGCGGCCGCGATGTTCGGCCGCTTGCGCAGTCTGCCGCTCACGTTCGTCGGCGCGCTGGTGCTCGGGTTCGCGACCCGCATGGCGTTCCAGAAGCCGACGGGCCTCGTCCCGAAGTCGTTCGACTGGGGGAGCAACCTCCGGCTCGCGGTCCCGATGCTGATCCTCTTCGTCGTGCTCCTCGCGCTGCCGCAGGACCGACTGCGCGGCGCGGTCGTCACCCGCACACGCGAGCGCTTCGCGATGCCGTCGACGAACGACGCGCTCGTGAGCGCGGTCGCGTTCGTCGTCGGCGTCTTCCTGCTGACGCGGATCATGGCGCCCTCGGCGTTGCTGACGCTGAGCGACGCGCTCGCCGCGTCGATCGTCATCCTCTCGCTCGTGTTGTTGGTCGGCTACGCGGGCGAGGTGAGCCTGGCGACGATGGCGCTCGCGGGCATCGGCGGCACCGTGCTCTTCCACCACGTCGGTCACGACCCGACGAGCCGCGCGGGGCCGATGGCCTTTGTGATCGCGATGGTGGTGTGCGCGCTCGTCGGCGCGGTGATCGCGATGCCCGCGCTGCGGCTACGCGGTCTCTACCTCGCGCTCGCGACCGCCGCGTTCTCGCTCGCGGTCGAGCAGATGCTGTTCAAGGAGTACACCGCGTCGCGCCGCATCTATCCCGCGGCGCTCGTGCTGCTCGTCGGCATCGGTCTTGCGGCGGTGTACCGGGGCTTCCGCGCGCGCCGGGCACGCGGTGCGGTGATCGCCGCGATCGCGTCGGGTGCGGTGCTCGCGTTCGCGGCGACGAACCACTGGCTCGCGCACGAGCGCTGGAGCCCGATCTTCCCGAACGGCGACCTCCAGGTGCCACGCCCCCGACTGTTCGGGATCGACTTCGCGCCGCAGCGCAACTTCGCGCTGCTGCTCGCGGTCGTGTTCGCAGTGCTCGGCGTCGGGCTCATCCTGCTGCGGCGCAGCGCGTACGGGCGGCGGCTCACCGCGATGAAGAACAGCCCGGCCGCGTGCGCGACGCTCGGCATGAGCGTCTTCCGTCTCAAGCTGTCGGTGTTCATGATCTCGGCGGCGATCGCGGGCCTCGGCGGTTGCCTCTTCGCGCAGGAGGTCGGCGCGGTCACGAGCGACCGGTTCAGCCTCTTCGAGTCGATGACGATCCTCATGCTGCTCGTCGTCGCGGGCACCGGCTACGTCGCGGGTGGGTTGACGGCGGGGCTCCTGTACGCGGCCGCGTTCGTCGCGCTCGGCAACATCCTCACGAAGCTCGGGCAGGACTTCACCGCGTTCCAGGGCTGGACCGCGTGGCTCGTGCAGCTCACCGCGCTCCTGCCTGCGCTCATCGGCATCGCCCTCGGTCGCGATCCGAGCGGTTTCCTCGGCGAGGCGTTCCGTCCGTGGCGGCCGTTGATCCACGGCCGGCGGCCGGTGTTCTTCGCCGGCGTCGTCGCCGAGATCGGGTTGTGGCTTCTCGCGTGGCGGCACGTGATCGGCAACTGGCCGTTCGCGCTCGCGACGATCGCGCTCGCCATGCTGCTGCCGCGCGTCGCGCCGTGGATCGAT includes:
- a CDS encoding ABC transporter substrate-binding protein; protein product: MLPQKRTPRAWGTVVVLIVGAVIAAACGGSHGTAAPSGSTTAPSGTTAPAAAKFGTLPSPCGHGDAKGATAKGVTDSSITIGYGDDAGYASAPGLDKEMSDAVKAMIGWCNQQGGINGRTVVGKYYDAKTLQVTQAMTQACNDKVFMLVGQGYVLDAGQEQIRIGCKLSTIPGFAVGTAFAHGSGMQQPIPGPGDEVPDSAAFQIAKLFPDAVKKAAVVYAKFPATQETRDREVAGYPAAGWKFLNCDQVYAVTGESDWKPLASNLKSCGAEVVDWVGSPDPNLENFLNAARQVGFEPKAWVTDPNQYVASFATWNGQNDGAANNVYVRMTGVPFSLASQAPAVQQYMSLLSASHGTIGLLGEQSASSFLLWATGVKSCGSNVTAKCVLDSAAQQKQWTGGGLHIPTDPGKNTAPDCGMLLKLQGSTWEKVAPTSGELFDCNPKYVIKGITTAALQAAKLNSDRIATEFGTFTPS
- a CDS encoding ABC transporter permease, translated to MNLLINGLITGAVFAIAASGLVVTYSTSGVFNFAHGALGMLCAYVYWDLRVNDNHQWPLFPKGHWPAPLALGFVLLVFAPLVGALLYRVVIRGLQDTSEIVKLVVPISVLLALIGLANWVWKPDEPHSIQPFFGPDHQVTVFGVTLLWHDLTILFVAIALAVALRILLSRSRVGVSMRAVVDDRSLVELNGARPDRVSLVSWMVGVSLSALAGILITPFEGGSLSSTLLTLLVINAFAAAMFGRLRSLPLTFVGALVLGFATRMAFQKPTGLVPKSFDWGSNLRLAVPMLILFVVLLALPQDRLRGAVVTRTRERFAMPSTNDALVSAVAFVVGVFLLTRIMAPSALLTLSDALAASIVILSLVLLVGYAGEVSLATMALAGIGGTVLFHHVGHDPTSRAGPMAFVIAMVVCALVGAVIAMPALRLRGLYLALATAAFSLAVEQMLFKEYTASRRIYPAALVLLVGIGLAAVYRGFRARRARGAVIAAIASGAVLAFAATNHWLAHERWSPIFPNGDLQVPRPRLFGIDFAPQRNFALLLAVVFAVLGVGLILLRRSAYGRRLTAMKNSPAACATLGMSVFRLKLSVFMISAAIAGLGGCLFAQEVGAVTSDRFSLFESMTILMLLVVAGTGYVAGGLTAGLLYAAAFVALGNILTKLGQDFTAFQGWTAWLVQLTALLPALIGIALGRDPSGFLGEAFRPWRPLIHGRRPVFFAGVVAEIGLWLLAWRHVIGNWPFALATIALAMLLPRVAPWIDPTLRVAAGDGAAGADVPLELVGIERPFTVADVRALDTALGLTVQS